The window gcctctAAGGAAAATATCCTATCAGCCAGTAAATGgcctttaatgaaactcccagattgaatgtcaacctgattcaagatggccaccacatctaatcaacctcagcaaacacaaacatggctttcatttaagtttttgtatgGAAATTTAACTagactttggtgtggtagtagctgaaagtcatccaaAACATGCACCTTGAGTGCCAACAGACTGTGttagatctttatttaaagctttggtTTGCaagatggtgggtgatatgcattcctgcaaaaATCCTACAGGATCAATTTtgggattaaaataaaaaaaaacatgtttcgtGCTAGAAGACTGTATAACAAAGAGGGATCATTAATGTCATgagaaaaatgttcagtttgttttgagtTTCTCTCGGTCCCTCTAATCTTTCTGTATTCACCATTTCATGTTGACATGAGTAAAACATTATGgatttgttttctgacaaataATAAGAGCCAATCAAACGTAAAACTCTGTGACTGCCTCTGACCTGTCAGCCCAGGAAGTACTCCTGATTTTCTGTCTTGTTGGTTGACcaagtttgcaaaaaaacaccTTCCTAATGACTTGCTACTTCCTTTCTCCTGTATGTtaaaccacacacaaaaaatacagcagcTGCTTCCAGAGAGGTCTGTGTTCAGAGCTGAGACCCGTCAGACCAAAACAGTGCTGGAAGAGAGTATCCATTCTGACCAGGGTTCAAAATGTCAGGGCTGCTCTCCAGGGCGGCCCAGAAATAAAATGGGATGATTTAACACCAAGGGGGTGGCTAAtcctttgttctttttctaaagTCTATTTCTGGGTGGGTGGGAGTGTTGTTGGGTGAGGGGAGGAGAGTGGTGTGGTCCAACTGtaaggctttttttgttgttgggtttAAATCATTTTGACACTGCAGAATGGCATGCAGGGTGTATGCTACAGCATACACAGCTTTGTATACATTATTCTNGGGGGGGGGTAAACATGAAGGTCTGCAACAGCTGGGGAACATTCTGTCGTCGCACGTGACTGAGGAGACATCCTGTACCCCGAACGAAATCTTAAACACAatggtatttgtttttgttttagtcttatGCAATAAGGCTGGAAACAGGAGTTGTGAATTTTATGAAACATCTGATTTCGTGTAagaatttttttctaaatctgccCAGGGATCAAAAATAAACCGGAGGTCATAAATTTAAGCTCTCCGTCCAGCACTGTCCAGTTTTTAAACCAGGGTCAGGCTAactgctgctctctgtctgATCACGTTCCTCTGGGATTACTTGGATGCATCATCTGCCCTAAAAAATGAGAGCGACTTCcatttaaggttttaaaatcattattcaCAAGCCAGTTACGgtctttttttatcctaaagGGCTTGTAAATAAAGCCATATTTGGGCTTCTTAAGCTAGCAAAAATATGATTTGCTTCTCATTTAACATTACAGGTTAATTTGTGTTACTGACCTGTTAATTGCCAAACACGTTTAGAGTTAATTAAGTCATCATTAAGTATCCACACTGTTCCCCTGTGactttttattaagttttaatcCAAGAAACATGAGTCAGCCTCCATGTACTTTCGCTGAATGACATACAGTTTGTTGGcacatttatctgtaaaatatttctCTACTATATTACTAATCATTTCTCTAATTCTCTgcttatttattgatttaaaaaaaataatcttttccCACCTTCCCTGCCTGTTAGGAGAAGTGGCCATGGATCTCGGGAAGAAGCTCAGCACTCCACAAGACATCATGCTGGAGGAGTTATCGCTGCTGTCGAACAGAGGATCTCGACTGTTCAAAATGCGCCAGAGGAGGTCTGACAAATACACATTTGAAAGCATTCAGAATGAAGCAAACGCGCTGCTGAATGTAAGTCGGCCGGTTTTTATTGCCCATCGTTGCATGTGGAATAATTATTCTGTACAGACTGTGCCTCGCTGGAGTTCTCACGTCACACTGAAAACTTGTCTTCACGCTGCTTATTAAGTGAGCTGATGAAGAAACATACTCTTGGAAGCAAAGGTGTTACAAACGCGGACAGAGACACATGCCTTGTGCCTTTATCTGTTTTCTGAGAGGCTGCTGCAGACACTTCACGGTTTATCGCCGCATGCTGATGTGTCATAGTCCTGTTACTAGTATTTTTGTCCTTATGTGTCCCATTGCTTTAGCAGCAATGTCAGAAAAGGCCCACTGACATTCAAACCAAagatacaaatattttctcttgCAGAATGATATTTTGAATCAAAATATACATAATGTGGAAATAAAAGTGAAGCCACCAACCCCTGGAAACTCTGCAGAAAACATGGCTTCAGGTAATTATCGCTTATTGcaattatgtgtgtgtttgtttgactgtctCTTAGCACCACTGATATTGACTACAGACCTTTAGCTGAAATtggttgtggtagtagctgaacgtAATTCCAAACAATGACACCGAGCAACAACAATTCGCAAAAGATCTTGCGTAATCGTCTGTGATGCTTcataacaatgtttttaaaaatttgaccaGTGTGGTCAACCTTGGTCATTTCAAAagctaagatgatcttagtttaaaacactggcatgaaagatggcagccaacatgctttccttcaaggaatactaggtcTGTAATTATATTAGAGAACAATAATAGAGTAAACTTGGCGTAAACAATAACTTCAATAACATTTGGCTAAATACAAGACATCATCTTCCACAGTTTGATGGGAGCTACTGAATGTGTGAACATTTGATCATTATATCACAAAGTTGTGTAGCCCTATCTTATTGCAACTAATTTCCAATATTGAATGCACTGTACATAACTAAGATTTAATACATAACTTGagtacttttaaaatgtttgaagtcCTGTAATTCTTCTGCAGAACTCTGTGTTTATCTTGTCTCTGCTCATTATACGAGCAGAATAAACTCTAAATGTGCTATTTTAGGTTCTTAAATTGTGATGATAGacagctcagtttgtttgtgttaagtGTTTTCAAAGCACAGGATCTATTTTAATCCCACCCACTTTGAAGTTTTAGGCCAGAGGAAACAGCTCAATCCTAACTTTTAATGGGAAATTGCATCACAATGTAAAAACGGTCCTGACAGCATGATCTCTTTCTGTGCTTCACAGTTATGACTGCAGAGAAGCTGAGCACCACGGCGATGCACAAGACCTATCACTCTCCATGGGCGGAGGCCATCCTGAGTGACCCCAACCTCACTGAAACTCTCAAACTCGGGATCCTGGAGCCGGAGCCACAAGCAGAGCTCCCTGAGTACAAATGCTTCAACCGGTGAGACACCGACAAGTAATCTAAAGACGACCGAGTCAGTGCTGCTTACGGTACAACTCAAATGTTCATCTCAATTGCAGAGTTGCCACTCCTTACGGTGGCTTTGAAAAAGCTCCTAGAGGAATCACTTTCAAGCTCCCCGAGGTGGACCTGAGCCCACCCCAATACCAAGAGCTCCGAGAGCCGGGCATGAAGAGGCCCACGTTCAACAGGACAGCCCAGGGATGGATATCTGAGGGCACCCATCTCATTATACCCACTATTACACTGGAGCCCGTCAGCGTGCCCGAGTCTGATGACCTGTAGAAGATTTCACTGGATCTCCTGACATGACGCAGCGTGTAGTTTCTTAGATCAACCTGAGACAAAAAGTAAAGAGTCAGAATGTAGCTCTGTTAAAGTTCTTTAACAATCTAAAATATAATCCCATGCAATGGACAAAAGATGTGACTTCCATTTGTTCTGACATTCACGTGTATTTTTACTGCAcaatgaaaatctaaaaatatacaaacaaatcCATGTAAATagcaaacaaaatgtgcagTAAAAAGGTTAGACAATAGAAAAAATTAAGCTGTCAATCTTAACAGTGTTCAAAAgcaataataaatgtaaatgtaaataaagaataaaacttatttattatttgcacAGATTCAAATTTGGAACATGTAGTAAATTAACCTTGTAATAatctaaagttaaaaaaaagctgccattttaatgtataaattGTAAACAATGTGTAAAGGAAACCAAGATCAAAAGTAATGTCAAAACTGATGCCATTGGCTCATCGGGTCACCATAGTTACCACacatctgtgtctgtcactccctgacagcaaacctaagagacaaacacactAAAAATTGAAGTCTGAAATAAACAGTTGCTGTGGGAAAACTGGAAGTTGTATCTTTAAAAATTCTTGAATCACCGGAAACAAAAGACTCTGGTGGTCACGTATGTGGATTTGTATGTTTCCACAGTGTTATGTAGGAGAAATGATCAGTTTAAAacacccttcacttccagttttgaggaGAAAATCTTGAGTCAAAAAGTATAACTGAGGTCTGTGGAAGAAGGGGTGCGCTTTCTGCGCTCTGagaggatttgagagaaaactgtaagtccTGAAGTAGTAAAAGACActctgggtgaaagaagacaaaaatgcctttgttttgatttgttcatgtattaaaattattgtgggagtaagaagaaactgtaaaatattagAACTTTAGACAAGCCATATGTTGCCACAGTTTAAAAATTAGAGTGTGAACATTCTGTagaaaaatctccaaaaatcataaaacttaaactgtgattgtttaaaaactgttaaagtaaTCAAAATCTCTGTTCAATCTTGTAAAGCCCAACCTTctgtgactcatttaaactttaaatgatgtttgttCTGTGAACTATgcctgagctacagagctccaaacagggctggCTTTACTGTGGCCTATGAGTTAAatttctcagtttctttttgcagattttgtcaACGCTGTGCGACAAACCGCTACCAGACAGTCACAGCACACTGTTTCCAACTGAGCCCATGTTttgtataatttgcatgtttttttgtttctccaaatgaaaacaaataaaatcatgacaGAAACTGAACAGAATAGTAGTAGGGCTCCTTCGATGCTTATGTGTTGGCACCCTTAATaattaaacttgtgtttttgttttccaagtaAAAGCAACTTATTCTCAGATGAAGACCCAAGCCTTAGATAGCTTGCATTCACAGTGAGCAGGAGAACTGATCTGTTTATAATCAACACTCATTTATAATCACATCCAGGGGCGCCATCAAGGGGGAGCCAATGGAGGGCAATGGCCACCCTTATAAATCGGATGCCCCCTCACTGCCCCCCATCACCAGACAGTCTTATCCCCGTGAGCTTTTGTTCAGTGTGCATTTTCAGTTTCTCCTAGCTACAGTAATTGGGAATAGTAGAACCTcgttaacattaaaaaaaacattgtttttgaaaaattatagcttttttttctctccttgaATAAGGACAGCAGATCTAagttgaacagaataaaatgttataATTATTACATCACAGAAACCCAACATCCCTCATATGACATTGCAGTATTTTTCGAATAGCCCCATATATGACAAGAGTACGATGAAACTCCTGAAATTCTGTCACGGCCTCTGATTTTGGTGTGCCGTGCAAGATTGTCAATGGCCCCCATTGGGCCACCCCTTTCAAAAACTTTCAGGAGGCACATCTGACGACACGTTTCTAAATATAAACCAAAGAAACTCCTGAACAGTCACTGTAAATTTTCTAGACAGATGCTTTAATGTTACAGCATCTAAACATGCAAAGGGAATGTGGAGGTTGTCTACAAAGATGCATTGAATGTGTGGTTCTGATCCCGCTGTGTTTCTGAATAACAATTCCAAGACTGTATGATTCTGCACCCCACTTACCACAAGATTTACTTCAAGaattcttttttgtctcttttctgtcttttgtcttgTGCCAACAGATATTTTTAGACCGTATGCCTAAtcactattttaaaacaagactaTAGAAGAAACTGGAAGGTGTACAATCAGTCCAACAGGACTGGTTGTAGGGTGAAAGGGAACTTgtaaaaagaagacagaaaacaaacaaaacacatcagtcTTCCACAAATATAGTTGCTTTTCACACAGAAGACACTTATCAGAGTCGGAAAGAGATTTATctgctgtctttctttctttcttgacAAGAAATAGCTTGAGTTCTGAATTTTTGGGGGACATTTTGAGTGCAAGCACAGGTGACAGGATGTGACATGGCAGGTGTGAATTTATTTCAACACCGGGGAGTTTTTGTCTCACTGAAGAAAACCTTGTTCAAATCGGTGGGGGGTGTGAGGGAGAGGGTTAGTAATTCAGAACTTCCTGTTATATCGGTAGCACACGTTCACAGCTGCAGGAGAGCTGgatgctgcagagaaaacacagaagagagagaaaacagacacaTCCATCTCCAAAAATAACCTTTCGAGCATGAGCATCGACTCTGACAGCTCATCTGAAATGAGTTCAGTTGAGCAAAATTcagcataagaaaaaaaacaacaactttttttttcatattttctttataaataatacCAAACAACTCTTTATGTGTCCCAAGGGAGGTTTCACTGTGAGCAACAGAGtactttaaatggaaaaaacaaaaacctgtgtCACTAAAATAGGACCAGTTCGACAGGCTTATCTTCTCCTcccaaaatgtttatttttgtgaaacatTCATACAGTCTGACACTGCTGAACACCATAACCCAACCTCAGTCTTTAAACATATCGTCACTCTGAGCGTATCGATccatattgcttttttttccgtTGTTGTTGTACCCGAGCCGTCTTGTTTCGTGACTGAGATGACAGATTTGGGTCCCTGTAAAAGAAGTGATTCCCAAGTTATCAAAAGTTATTTTCAGCTGCTCTTTTAGCTCACAGAGATTCCTAAAATAAGATGAAGGAggtaaaattgtttttgtgtcccATTCTCGTTCTTAATGATTGTGTTGAACTTTTACAGCTTTCCCCTGACTGATATGTCCTCCTAAAAATTGATTGTTGGATTAATAAATTGATTGAGTGAGTCATAACTTTGTTATACAATTGGAATCCCAGCTATTAATTAGCGATTAGTTTGGATCTTTCTGTGTAACGGctgtgaacaaataatatcttacctgttgtagataactttttgagggaccaaagtggatcagtgtctgaaaacaacttcagtatcaaagctttttttttttataaacctttttatcaTTGTCAATTTCATATAgtatatttttacagaaaattctAAGGGTATTTATATGTACaaaaagcaacagcagcagctagctgtaacacttccagtgcagcttgGGGCAGTTCCAGCAGAATACCATCTTTTTGTTGGGaaaactgtgtaatgtgaaaatgacCATAGTGGAAATGTTTATAAACTGGTGTCTGCATCAACCACTGAAAAGTatttgagattaaagttgtcTGAAGACAGCAGGgatcctctttggtcttggctccactcagactagccattagctcatcagtctgatcaATACTATGGTGCATTCAATTTGTACTCAGAATTTGGAATTTTCAAATCCAAGTCGGAAAACTCACCTGGAGCGCCACCCTAAAGGCAGCTTTCAACTCTGAAAGTTGGAGATTCATGACCAGCACCAacttcaaaatccaatatggctgccctGCTCAAGAAAACGTATTATAGCTGAAGGAATAAACTTTTACTTCTGTTGGTTTGTATCTCAGTAATTCAGTCACACATATAATCCAGTCCAACCACTGTTACTGAATATGTTTACAGTCTATGAATGCAGAAAAATCCATTGTTATTGACTTGTATTGCTAACGGTAGTTACCCCGATCACTGAGCACATAAATTAGCCAATCCTACTGGTTTTCAAACTCGCAACTGGACTGG of the Kryptolebias marmoratus isolate JLee-2015 linkage group LG3, ASM164957v2, whole genome shotgun sequence genome contains:
- the myoz2b gene encoding myozenin-2b, with the protein product MDLGKKLSTPQDIMLEELSLLSNRGSRLFKMRQRRSDKYTFESIQNEANALLNNDILNQNIHNVEIKVKPPTPGNSAENMASVMTAEKLSTTAMHKTYHSPWAEAILSDPNLTETLKLGILEPEPQAELPEYKCFNRVATPYGGFEKAPRGITFKLPEVDLSPPQYQELREPGMKRPTFNRTAQGWISEGTHLIIPTITLEPVSVPESDDL